A single window of Oreochromis aureus strain Israel breed Guangdong linkage group 7, ZZ_aureus, whole genome shotgun sequence DNA harbors:
- the LOC116334531 gene encoding Golgi apparatus protein 1-like — protein sequence MKMWVCQGFLLLLFLPLAREQSVTAGASPEGAAGRSQSVASSPGRSDSLAWKLEEETREDPTRLKVLKYLSEHPELFQDGRVEVQRLFQQEALNVKLEPELQRCCMTDLEKGCSEEVASGWDLECLQDRLVDLTPDCRDVVGNLTELQSQDIRRNALLMRACDAVIQAQCHEVAENPIDAGDLMECLVQNKHHRVTSEKCAVGVTRFQLIQMGDFSFSYKFKTACEEDVLRLCPNMRKKVDVMICLGTAVRNAMMWYAVERQVSPRCRQQLRVEEVAMSEDIRLQPELHDFCRQDIYRLCQNVAFGNAQVIECLKENKRLLAWRCHQKVFRLQEAEMIVPELDYTLMRVCKNMIWRFCQETDGSNILQCLKQNKNSEWMDPKCKRMIINRQLTQNTDYRLNPVLRRACRADIPKFCQSILNQAAVDVELEGQVISCLKLKYADQHLSPDCEDQIRVILQESALDYRLDPQLQIHCSEEISRLCPEEAAAQEQSGQVTECLKINILKIKLEGCKMEVFNMLKVSKADVFVDPVLHTACALDIKHHCAAMPPGLGRQMSCLMEALQDRRIHLQPECKKKLQDHIDMWSYAAKMSPQFQEFPIMEERGGPQVSRMLVIASVSLLLFTVCCTLMYVKQKQTKPSKYDILY from the exons ATGAAGATGTGGGTTTGTCAGGGTTTTCTTCTGCTCCTGTTTTTGCCATTGGCCCGGGAACAGAGTGTTACTGCCGGTGCCAGCCCAGAAGGAGCTGCGGGTCGCTCTCAGAGTGTCGCTTCCTCTCCGGGTCGGAGCGACTCTTTGGCCTGGAAGCTGGAAGAAGAGACGCGTGAGGACCCGACTCGGCTGAAGGTGCTGAAGTATCTCAGTGAACATCCAGAG CTCTTCCAGGACGGAAGGGTGGAGGTGCAGAGGCTTTTCCAGCAGGAGGCACTGAATGTGAAACTGGAGCCTGAGCTGCAGAGGTGCTGCATGACTGACCTGGAGAAGGGGTGCAGCGAGGAAGTGGCGTCCGGGTGGGACCTGGAGTGCCTGCAGGACCGTCTGGTGGACTTGACCCCCGACTGCAGGGACGTGGTGGGAAACCTGACCGAGCTGCAGTCGCAG GATATTAGGAGAAACGCACTGCTGATGAGAGCTTGTGATGCCGTCATTCAGGCCCAATGCCAT gaggtggctgaaaaCCCGATCGACGCCGGTGACCTGATGGAGTGTTTGGTTCAGAACAAACACCACAGGGTGACAAGTGAGAAGTGTGCCGTGGGCGTGACTCGCTTCCAGCTG ATTCAAATGGGAGATTTCAGCTTCTCCTACAAGTTCAAGACGGCCTGCGAGGAGGACGTCCTCAGACTGTGTCCCAACATGAGGAAGAA GGTGGATGTCATGATCTGCCTCGGCACTGCTGTAAGGAACGCCATGATGTGGTACGCAGTGGAGCGGCAAGTGTCCCCCAGATGTCGGCAACagctgagggtggaggaggtggcgATG TCAGAGGACATCCGTCTGCAGCCCGAGCTGCACGACTTCTGTAGGCAGGACATCTACAGGCTGTGTCAGAACGTGGCCTTCGGAAACGCACAG GTCATCGAGTGTCTAAAGGAGAACAAGCGTCTCCTGGCTTGGCGATGTCACCAGAAGGTGTTCAGGCTGCAAGAGGCTGAGATGATCGTACCTGAACTGGACTACACGCTGATGAGAGTCTGCAAGAACATGATCTGG CGTTTCTGTCAAGAGACGGACGGCAGCAACATTCTTCAGTGTCTGAAGCAGAACAAGAACAGTGAGTGGATGGATCCCAAATGCAAACGGATGATCATCAACAGACAGCTCACCCAGAACACAG ACTACAGGTTGAACCCGGTGCTGAGGAGAGCCTGCAGAGCTGACATCCCAAAGTTCTGCCAGTCCATCCTGAATCAGGCAGCCGTTGATGTCGAGCTGGAGGGTCAGGTCATCTCATGCCTCAAACTTAAATACGCCGACCAG CATTTGTCTCCTGACTGTGAGGATCAGATTCGAGTCATTCTGCAGGAATCAGCGCTGGACTACAGACTGGACCCACAACTGCAGATCCACTGCTCAGAAGag atcaGCAGGCTGTGTCCAGAAGAGGCAGCAGCTCAGGAGCAGTCGGGACAGGTAACAGAGTGTCTGAAGATCAATATCCTGAAGATCAAACTGGAAGGCTGTAAGATG GAGGTGTTCAACATGCTGAAGGTGAGTAAGGCGGACGTCTTTGTCGACCCCGTCCTTCACACGGCCTGCGCTCTGGACATCAAACACCACTGTGCTGCCATGCCACCCGGCCTAGGACGGC AGATGTCGTGCCTGATGGAGGCGCTACAGGACAGACGTATTCATCTGCAGCCTGAATGCAAGAAGAAACTTCAGGATCACATCGATATGTGGAGCTACGCTGCCAAG ATGTCACCGCAGTTTCAGGAGTTTCCAATaatggaggagagaggaggaccACAAGTCTCACGTATGCTCGTAATTGCATCCGTGAGCCTCCTCTTATTTACCGTCTGTTGCACACTGATGTatgttaaacaaaaacaaacaaaaccatctAAATATGACATTTTATATTGA